The following are from one region of the Quercus robur chromosome 1, dhQueRobu3.1, whole genome shotgun sequence genome:
- the LOC126717533 gene encoding origin of replication complex subunit 1B-like, producing the protein MAETPKKHLLKSPRSSKHQTKSTPKPSTPSPLAPVTPQTQTLTPRRSSRLNSPLFDPPVSIEEPKETPRSGKKTSRTSDPNTPRDSAEKLPKLKRKDKEDSVKVDVSSFSPASPEQLESKRKRKRQEESKVVTRAKSAVSVPKRRVYYKKVVYDGGEFDVGDDVYVKRREDASSDDEVQEIEECRVCFKAGKSVMIECDDCLGGFHLKCLKPPLKVVPEGDWVCGFCDARKSGKEVEFPVPPEGKKLARTMRERLLSSDLWAARIESIWKEVDGIYWCRVRWYMIPEETAAGRQPHNLRRELYRTNDFADIEMESVLRHCYVMIPKEYAKANYGDDVFLCEYEYDIHWHSFKRLAEIDNGEEDGEEDDDSDEDWKLGKDSNSDTDEDIEYDDENIKSLPTKQSSAHELAANSRKGQFFGLQKIGTKKIPEHVRCHKQTELERAKATLLLASLPKSPPCRNKEMEEINAFIKGAICDDQCLGRCLYIHGVPGTGKTMSVLAVMRNLRSEVHAGSIRPYCFVEINGLKLASPENIYRVIYEALSGHRVSWKKALHLLNERFSDGEKVGKQDDRPCILLIDELDLLVTRNQSVLYNILDWPTRPNSKLIVIGIANTMDLPEKLLPRIASRMGMQRLCFGPYNYQQLQEIISSRLKGIDAFEKQAIEFASRKVAAISGDARRALEICRRAAEIKDYHIKSLKSAPKSVCSGKSLVGMADVEAAIQEMFQAPHIQVMKSFSKLSKIFLTAMVHELYKTGMGETNFEKLALTVSCLCTSNGEAFPGYDTLLKVGCKLGECRILVCEPGSKHRLQKLQLNFPSDDVSFALKDSKEVPWLAKYL; encoded by the exons ATGGCGGAGACTCCAAAGAAGCACCTCCTCAAGTCGCCGAGGAGCTCCAAACACCAAACGAAATCGACTCCAAAACCTTCTACGCCTTCGCCTCTCGCTCCTGTAACCCctcaaacccaaaccctaacccCTCGCAGATCCTCTCGCCTAAACTCTCCACTCTTCGATCCACCAGTCTCGATCGAAGAACCAAAGGAAACCCCAAGAAGTGGCAAGAAAACGAGCCGCACTTCCGATCCGAACACTCCCCGAGATTCGGCGGAAAAATTACCGAAATTGAAGCGGAAAGATAAGGAAGATTCGGTAAAAGTCGATGTCTCGTCTTTTTCTCCGGCTTCTCCGGAGCAATTGGAGTcgaagaggaagagaaagaggcAAGAAGAGAGCAAAGTGGTCACGAGAGCTAAGTCGGCGGTGTCGGTGCCGAAAAGGCGAGTGTACTACAAGAAAGTTGTGTATGATGGAGGGGAGTTTGACGTAGGGGATGATGTGTATGTGAAGAGGAGAGAGGACGCGAGTTCCGACGATGAGGTGCAGGAAATTGAGGAGTGTAGAGTGTGCTTTAAGGCTGGGAAGTCTGTGATGATTGAGTGTGATGATTGCTTAGGTGGGTTTCATTTGAAGTGCTTGAAGCCGCCGTTGAAGGTGGTTCCGGAAGGGGATTGGGTATGCGGGTTTTGTGATGCTCGGAAATCTGGTAAGGAGGTTGAATTTCCAGTGCCGCCGGAGGGGAAGAAGCTGGCGAGGACAATGAGGGAGAGGCTGCTTTCGAGTGATTTGTGGGCTGCACGTATTGAGAG TATATGGAAAGAAGTGGATGGTATCTATTGGTGTCGGGTACGTTGGTATATGATCCCGGAAGAGACTGCTGCTGGAAGACAGCCTCATAATTTGAGGAGGGAGCTATATCGTACAAATGATTTCGCTGACATCGAG ATGGAATCTGTTCTTAGACATTGCTATGTCATGATCCCTAAAGAATATGCCAAGGCCAATTATGGAGATGATGTTTTTCTTTGTGAGTATGAATATGATATTCATTGGCACAGTTTCAAGCGTCTTGCAGAGATTGATAATGGTGAAGAG GAtggtgaagaagatgatgacAGTGATGAAGATTGGAAACTTGGCAAGGATTCAAATTCTGATACAGATGAAGACATTGAATATGATGATGAGAACATAAAAAGTTTACCAACCAAGCAATCCTCAGCTCATGAGTTGGCTGCA AACTCAAGGAAGGGACAGTTTTTTGGACTTCAAAAGATAGGGACAAAGAAAATCCCAGAGCATGTAAGATGCCACAAACAGACTGAACTTGAAAGAGCAAAGGCAACACTTCTGCTGGCATCATTACCTAAATCTCCGCCTTGCAGGAACAA AGAAATGGAGGAGATAAATGCATTCATCAAAGGTGCGATCTGTGATGATCAATGTTTGGGACGTTGCCTGTACATTCATGGTGTTCCTGGAACTGGCAAG ACAATGAGTGTACTAGCGGTAATGAGAAATCTGAGGTCAGAAGTTCATGCGGGAAGTATAAGACCATACTGTTTTGTGGAGATTAATGGTCTAAAGTTGGCGTCACCAGAGAATATATACAGG GTTATATATGAAGCATTAAGTGGGCATAGAGTCAGTTGGAAAAAGGCTCTCCACTTGTTGAATGAACGATTTTCGGATGGAGAGAAAGTTGGTAAACAGGATGATCGGCCTTGTATTCTGCTCATAGATGAACTTGATCTTCTTGTAACCAGAAATCAATCG GTTCTATACAACATTCTTGATTGGCCTACTAGGCCAAATTCCAAATTAATTGTGATAG GTATAGCAAATACCATGGATCTTCCAGAAAAGTTGCTTCCTCGTATTGCAAGTCGGATGGGTATGCAAAGGCTTTGCTTTGGCCCTTATAATTATCAGCAACTTCAAGAAATCATTTCAAGTCGCCTTAAAGGAATCGATGCATTTGAAAAACAAGCTATAGAATTTGCTTCAAGAAAG GTTGCAGCAATATCAGGAGATGCACGACGTGCACTAGAGATATGCAGGCGTGCGGCAGAAATAAAAGATTATCATATCAAGAGCCTAAAATCAGCTCCTAAGTCTGTTTGTTCAG GAAAATCACTTGTTGGTATGGCTGATGTTGAAGCAGCCATTCAAGAAATGTTCCAGGCACCTCATATTCAG gTAATGAAAAGTTTTTCCAAACTAAGTAAAATCTTCTTGACGGCTATGGTGCATGAGCTATATAAAACAGGAATGGGTGAAACCAACTTTGAAAAG tTGGCACTGACGGTCTCATGTCTCTGTACAAGCAATGGAGAAGCATTTCCTGGATATGACACACTCTTGAAAGTTGG CTGTAAGCTTGGTGAATGCAGAATTCTTGTATGTGAGCCAGGCTCTAAACACAGGTTGCAAAAGTTGCAGCTCAATTTTCCGAG CGATGATGTGTCTTTTGCATTGAAAGACAGCAAGGAGGTTCCTTGGTTGGCCAAGTATTTATAA